Proteins encoded together in one Leptidea sinapis chromosome 43, ilLepSina1.1, whole genome shotgun sequence window:
- the LOC126977008 gene encoding sensory neuron membrane protein 2-like isoform X2 codes for MNNTDIGPFEMNRGVEDVRQLGHITSFQDMTVMNQWGDPYCGMINGSDATIFPPIDEKNVPNRLYIYEPEICRSIFASLVDQRVMFNMTTYYYEVDKMALASKSANPDNKCFCDKNWSSNHDGCLMMGIINLKPCKNAPVIGSFPHFHLASEELLNYFAGGIKPDPEKHNSFVYLEPTTGVVLKGFQRLQFNIELRQIPMIPQLENVTSGLFPLMWVEEGATIPDDLLEELQDSRRLLDYVETARWMLLVIATFSCIFAAVCVVRSTGAHVWPRRSDFHLRPGNTIVVNKSR; via the exons ATGAACAATACAGACATTGGACCTTTCGAAATGAATCGTGGCGTGGAGGACGTCCGACAGCTGGGTCATATTACGTCCTTCCAAGATATGACAGTCATGAATCAATGGGGTGATCCCTACTGTGGGATGATAAACGGTTCAGATGCCACAATATTCCCGCCGATTGATGAGAAAAATGTCCCCAATAGATTGTATATATACGAACCAGAAATTTGCAG GTCAATATTTGCAAGTCTGGTGGATCAACGTGTTATGTTCAACATGACTACGTACTACTATGAAGTAGATAAAATGGCGCTTGCTTCAAAGAGTGCCAACCCTGACAACAAATGCTTTTGTGACAA gAACTGGAGTAGTAACCACGACGGCTGTCTAATGATGGGAATAATAAATCTAAAGCCATGCAAGAATGCTCCGGTCATCGGGTCCTTTCCTCACTTCCACCTAGCCTCCGAGGAACTCTTAAATTACTTCGCGGGTGGAATCAAACCTGACCCAGAGAAACACAACAGTTTTGTCTATCTCGAACCG acaaCCGGCGTGGTACTTAAGGGTTTCCAGAGGCTGCAGTTCAATATAGAGTTGCGCCAAATTCCGATGATTCCACAGCTGGAGAATGTTACGAGTGGGCTTTTCCCTTTAATGTGGGTAGAAGAG GGTGCAACTATACCAGACGACCTATTAGAAGAGCTACAAGACTCGCGTAGATTGCTCGACTACGTAGAAACTGCGCGTTGGATGTTGCTTGTAATTGCAACCTTCAGCTGTATTTTCGCCGCAGTCTGCGTCGTGCGCTCAACCGGCGCACACGTCTGGCCGAGAAGAAGCGATTTTCACTTACGCCCGGGGAATACTATTGTTGTTAATAAAAGTCGTTAG